One Paenibacillus riograndensis SBR5 DNA segment encodes these proteins:
- a CDS encoding glycoside hydrolase family 43 protein, translating into MAGTETFRNPIVARAADPWVLRHTDGNYYFMHTQSGGLGLTQSSSLTGLAQGRKKTIWSPEPNGRYSYNLWAPEIHHLNGKWYIYFTANDGGGDESRRICVLENGEADPMEGEWVWKGALPTPVPGLDGTVVTVQEQLYFLYAGYGHYPDYGSAIYIMRMSNPWTLEGDHVLLTAPTLDWEKQGGMAINEGPVTLHRNGRIYLVYSASTTWSEDYALGILTMEESADPMEPSSWTKSPVPVFHKSVENGVYATGHNSFTVSPDGEEDWIVYHALPAPGADAGLRATCIQRFTWKEDRTPNFGIPVSADEDIAAPSGE; encoded by the coding sequence ATGGCAGGTACAGAAACATTTCGCAATCCCATCGTCGCACGCGCTGCCGATCCTTGGGTACTGAGGCACACAGACGGGAATTATTACTTCATGCACACACAGTCCGGAGGGCTGGGGCTAACCCAATCCTCCAGCCTGACCGGTCTTGCCCAAGGCCGGAAGAAGACCATCTGGTCACCGGAACCCAATGGACGGTACAGTTACAACCTGTGGGCACCGGAAATTCACCATCTAAATGGTAAATGGTATATCTATTTCACCGCCAATGACGGCGGAGGCGATGAATCGCGGCGCATTTGCGTACTGGAGAACGGGGAAGCCGATCCGATGGAAGGCGAATGGGTATGGAAGGGCGCGCTGCCGACCCCTGTTCCCGGCCTGGATGGAACTGTGGTTACGGTACAGGAACAGCTTTATTTTTTGTATGCCGGATATGGACATTACCCTGATTATGGTTCTGCTATCTATATCATGCGAATGAGTAACCCATGGACACTGGAGGGGGATCACGTCCTGCTTACAGCTCCAACTCTGGACTGGGAGAAGCAGGGGGGCATGGCCATTAATGAAGGACCGGTAACGCTCCACCGTAACGGACGCATCTATCTTGTCTATTCGGCCAGCACCACCTGGTCGGAGGATTATGCGCTGGGCATACTGACCATGGAGGAGTCGGCTGACCCGATGGAACCGTCTTCCTGGACCAAATCTCCAGTCCCTGTGTTCCACAAAAGTGTCGAGAACGGAGTCTATGCTACCGGACATAACAGCTTTACCGTGTCGCCGGACGGAGAGGAGGACTGGATTGTCTATCACGCTCTTCCCGCTCCGGGTGCTGATGCGGGCCTGCGGGCAACCTGTATTCAGAGATTCACCTGGAAGGAGGATAGAACCCCGAATTTCGGCATTCCGGTGAGTGCTGATGAGGATATTGCGGCACCGTCAGGAGAATAG
- a CDS encoding carbohydrate ABC transporter permease, with amino-acid sequence MSTRTTTANGAWGSKKQARERTFKGFAYLFLSAGALVMAVPFLWMLSTSLKQQGMEFEMPPKWIPQHFEWSNYHFVLFESDIVQGFVNTLLIILLPCLVGLFTSALAAYAFARLLFPARNLLFGLLLATMMIPGVVTMIPTFMLFKNIGWIDSWMPLIIPGMFGAAAAVFLLRQFFLTIPRELEDAAKVDGMNPFHTFLRIMLPLSKPALITQGLLNFIAGYNDYLGPLIYINSPEKYTLQLVLASFQGFYTSQWTYIMAGSVLALIPTLLVFFFAQKYFVEGIALTGMKG; translated from the coding sequence GTGAGTACGAGAACAACAACGGCAAACGGCGCCTGGGGCAGCAAGAAACAGGCCAGAGAGCGTACCTTCAAAGGGTTCGCGTATCTGTTCCTGTCGGCCGGAGCGCTGGTTATGGCTGTTCCCTTTCTGTGGATGCTGTCCACTTCGCTGAAGCAGCAGGGAATGGAATTTGAAATGCCGCCGAAATGGATACCTCAGCATTTTGAATGGAGTAACTATCATTTTGTATTGTTTGAATCCGATATTGTTCAAGGATTTGTAAACACATTGCTCATTATCCTGCTGCCTTGTCTGGTAGGCTTGTTTACCAGCGCGCTGGCAGCCTATGCCTTCGCGCGGCTACTTTTTCCGGCCCGGAATCTGCTGTTCGGACTGCTGCTGGCCACCATGATGATCCCCGGTGTGGTCACCATGATTCCGACCTTCATGCTGTTCAAGAACATCGGCTGGATTGACAGCTGGATGCCGCTGATCATACCGGGGATGTTCGGTGCGGCAGCGGCCGTATTCCTGCTGAGGCAATTCTTCCTGACGATCCCGAGGGAGCTGGAGGATGCTGCCAAGGTAGATGGAATGAATCCGTTCCACACCTTCCTCCGTATCATGCTGCCGTTGTCCAAGCCGGCATTGATTACGCAAGGACTCTTGAACTTTATAGCAGGCTATAACGATTATCTTGGACCGCTGATTTATATCAACTCGCCGGAAAAGTATACCCTGCAGCTGGTTCTTGCGTCCTTTCAGGGGTTCTATACTTCGCAATGGACCTATATTATGGCCGGCTCCGTGCTTGCGCTGATTCCCACACTGCTGGTGTTCTTTTTTGCACAGAAATATTTCGTTGAAGGCATTGCCTTGACAGGGATGAAGGGCTGA
- a CDS encoding carbohydrate ABC transporter permease — protein MKRREYLWAYSFIAAPILGFLLFAFIPLSYSVYVSFTDYSGYQTPVFNGGDNYVKLVQDELFWKTLRNTLYSALSIPIGMICSLGFATALNQKIQGIRFFRTMFFLPTISSVIALTLLWKWIFNDTYGLLNHLLELAGIQGPAWLSSEQWAMPAMIIQGVWSGLGINIVLYLAALQGVPRSFYEAAEIDGANGWQRFRHITVPCISPTTLYILITAIIGALQDYPRFQIMTEGGPNYSTTTIVYYLFQNAFRYMNMGFASSMAWILGLIILAVTLLNFYFSRRWVHYE, from the coding sequence ATGAAACGAAGGGAATATCTATGGGCATATTCATTCATTGCCGCACCCATCCTGGGATTCTTGCTGTTTGCGTTCATCCCTCTCAGCTATTCAGTCTATGTAAGCTTCACGGATTATAGCGGTTATCAGACACCCGTATTCAATGGCGGGGACAATTATGTGAAGCTGGTTCAGGACGAGTTGTTTTGGAAAACTCTGCGCAATACACTCTATTCGGCTCTTAGCATCCCTATTGGCATGATCTGCTCTTTGGGCTTTGCAACCGCGTTGAATCAGAAAATCCAGGGTATCCGTTTTTTCCGGACCATGTTTTTCCTGCCGACGATCAGCTCGGTCATCGCACTTACGCTGCTCTGGAAATGGATCTTTAATGATACCTACGGATTGTTAAATCATTTGCTGGAGCTAGCTGGAATCCAGGGGCCTGCCTGGCTCAGCAGTGAGCAGTGGGCGATGCCGGCCATGATCATTCAAGGGGTATGGTCCGGACTGGGCATCAATATCGTGCTGTATCTCGCGGCTCTGCAGGGCGTGCCCAGAAGCTTCTATGAAGCGGCAGAGATTGACGGTGCAAATGGCTGGCAACGGTTCCGCCATATAACGGTTCCCTGCATATCGCCTACTACACTCTATATTCTAATCACCGCCATCATCGGGGCGCTTCAGGATTACCCGCGGTTCCAGATTATGACCGAAGGCGGGCCGAACTATTCCACGACGACGATTGTATACTATCTCTTCCAGAATGCTTTCCGGTATATGAATATGGGGTTTGCCTCATCTATGGCGTGGATTCTCGGGTTGATCATTCTGGCCGTCACGCTGCTGAATTTCTACTTTTCCCGGCGCTGGGTGCACTATGAATAG
- a CDS encoding ABC transporter substrate-binding protein: MNVSKSNSGKYLLLSLSLALLTGGLAGCGNSKKEPEAGNIPNAEGQVTIQFAGWGDPSEKEVFTNLIQAFEKANPAIKVDYLHIPSGDYVGKMNTILAGGNAPDVLYVPDGDFGRWVSQDLLLPIEDLLKNSSIDTADMWASGLERYRYDGSANGQGELYALPKDIGPHVLYYNKDIFTKMNVPFLSADTPMSMEQLLDTAKKLTVSKNGKTTQYGMGPVWWEDFVLAHGGSFLSDNKQEFVGNSQETIDALQFAADLTNKHGVVPSSSALKDLNDSEMFKTGKLAMMVSGRWMVPEFRKLNFDWDVAPLSGKGWGGISGSVGLAIYSKTKHVEAAYKLVEYLGGPEGQREQSLMGFSIPSFKSMASTDVFLQPGQKPEHAEVFIQAVEKEVSGPWTALPNAKWYDLLAQGLAPMWEGKKSAADVLNDLKPKIDAAIKEGNSGLFK, translated from the coding sequence ATGAATGTATCGAAAAGCAATTCCGGCAAGTATCTGCTCTTGTCCCTATCCTTGGCACTGCTTACCGGCGGCTTGGCCGGTTGTGGAAACAGCAAGAAGGAGCCGGAAGCCGGAAATATCCCAAATGCCGAGGGACAGGTTACGATTCAGTTCGCCGGATGGGGCGATCCGTCGGAGAAGGAGGTATTTACAAATCTGATTCAAGCCTTCGAGAAGGCGAACCCCGCAATTAAAGTTGATTATCTGCACATTCCCTCAGGGGATTACGTAGGCAAGATGAATACGATTCTAGCCGGAGGAAATGCCCCCGATGTACTGTATGTGCCGGACGGCGACTTTGGCCGCTGGGTGAGCCAGGATCTGCTGCTGCCTATCGAGGATTTGTTGAAGAACAGCAGCATTGATACCGCCGACATGTGGGCGTCGGGTCTTGAACGTTACCGCTATGATGGCTCGGCTAATGGTCAAGGTGAGCTGTATGCGCTGCCTAAGGATATTGGTCCTCATGTGCTGTACTACAACAAGGATATTTTCACCAAAATGAATGTTCCGTTCCTGTCCGCAGATACGCCAATGTCCATGGAGCAACTGCTGGATACGGCTAAGAAGCTGACGGTCAGCAAGAATGGCAAGACAACACAATATGGTATGGGACCGGTCTGGTGGGAGGACTTCGTGCTGGCACACGGCGGCAGCTTCCTCAGTGACAACAAACAGGAATTCGTCGGCAACAGCCAGGAGACCATCGATGCCCTGCAGTTTGCAGCGGATCTTACCAACAAACATGGAGTCGTTCCAAGTTCTTCTGCGCTCAAAGATCTGAACGACAGTGAAATGTTCAAGACAGGCAAGCTGGCGATGATGGTAAGCGGCCGCTGGATGGTACCGGAATTCCGCAAGCTGAACTTTGATTGGGATGTAGCGCCGCTGTCAGGCAAGGGCTGGGGCGGGATCAGCGGTTCGGTAGGACTGGCTATCTACAGCAAGACGAAGCATGTGGAAGCGGCTTACAAATTAGTGGAGTATCTTGGCGGACCGGAAGGGCAGAGGGAACAATCCCTTATGGGCTTCTCCATCCCAAGCTTCAAATCCATGGCGTCTACGGATGTCTTCCTGCAGCCGGGTCAGAAGCCGGAGCATGCCGAGGTGTTCATCCAGGCGGTGGAAAAAGAAGTCTCAGGACCATGGACTGCCTTGCCTAACGCCAAATGGTACGATCTGCTCGCTCAAGGGCTGGCTCCGATGTGGGAAGGCAAGAAATCCGCAGCTGATGTATTAAATGATTTGAAGCCCAAAATAGATGCAGCAATCAAAGAGGGGAATTCCGGCTTGTTCAAGTAA
- a CDS encoding helix-turn-helix transcriptional regulator yields the protein MQNDTKNFVISMERFMPHTFQAEKGEGLFMSHSHEYDELTLILEGEGYYSSAEQNIKVSKGDLILIPSRLHHGFVCTEPWQGISVHFYHDKLPAYCQYLFHNAEREQDRIRSAYLSEEDMRWAEISLIQLEKEWKLESYNADSYVLMRVALETILLLFQRNRVTMLLPHVLNDQFTIQEVLKEIHAGYHTQITVSELASRYFLSESNLRKKFTELIGVSPKQYIINLRLREAKRLLQQTDKAVEIISHEVGFTSSSRFYHFFVKAAGATPLEWRKKVGEQTLTNNHP from the coding sequence ATGCAAAATGATACTAAAAACTTCGTGATCAGCATGGAGCGGTTTATGCCCCATACCTTCCAGGCCGAGAAGGGTGAAGGCCTTTTTATGTCGCATTCCCACGAATACGATGAACTGACTCTTATTTTGGAAGGTGAAGGGTATTACAGTTCGGCGGAACAGAATATCAAGGTGTCCAAAGGGGATCTTATTCTGATACCGTCCCGGCTTCACCACGGCTTTGTCTGTACCGAGCCCTGGCAGGGGATCTCTGTACATTTCTATCATGACAAGCTGCCGGCATACTGCCAGTACCTCTTTCATAACGCAGAGCGGGAGCAGGACCGGATTCGCAGTGCTTATCTCAGTGAAGAGGATATGCGCTGGGCGGAGATCAGCCTCATTCAGCTGGAGAAGGAATGGAAATTAGAGAGTTATAATGCAGATTCTTATGTCTTGATGCGGGTAGCCTTGGAGACGATCCTGCTGCTGTTCCAGCGGAACAGGGTAACCATGCTATTGCCCCATGTCTTAAATGACCAGTTCACCATCCAGGAGGTATTGAAGGAGATCCATGCCGGCTATCATACCCAGATTACGGTTAGCGAGCTGGCTTCAAGGTATTTTCTGTCCGAAAGCAATCTGCGCAAAAAATTTACAGAGCTGATAGGCGTTTCGCCAAAACAGTACATTATCAATCTTCGCCTGCGTGAAGCGAAGCGCTTACTGCAGCAGACCGATAAGGCGGTTGAGATCATTTCTCACGAGGTCGGGTTTACATCCTCCAGCCGATTTTATCATTTTTTTGTCAAAGCTGCGGGAGCCACGCCACTGGAATGGCGCAAAAAAGTCGGTGAACAGACATTGACCAATAACCATCCCTAA
- a CDS encoding RNA-guided endonuclease InsQ/TnpB family protein — protein sequence MSDSTMMYRTHQVWIKPGHRLFTYLNEACQNARNLYNTTNFYIRQVFTSFGRKGPLQPLQQQVMNTLETRLEAMNERRSFQNRSRLFELPSQENPFVSYPFLDALFKVMDQPDYRALPTQSSQSIMKVVFQNWTGFFASMKDYRKHPEKYTGKPNIPGYARSPVKEVVFSNQDCVIKERKFLKLPKTRRQLNIGKLGRAHGQLKQVRVVPSHGHYVVELIFACPMEEKEAAQENVLDVKPSDLLMDVNRSDYLMAIDLGVDNLATIVTTTGSKPMIVKGKIVKAINQYYNKMKAHYTGILRQGKEPREGLHTSKRMERLHRKRYLRIKDLFHKASHRLVRLAVEKRIGTIVIGHNDRWKQSSAIGRRNNQSFCHIPHQMLIRMIQYKAAEQGIAVILTEEAYTSKASFLDHDPLPRYGEEGTWTFSGKRIHRGLYRSNKGFIHADVNGAANIMRKVFPNVVAKSTDGIEELDGNQSVNVSTPLVLSILK from the coding sequence ATGTCGGATTCAACGATGATGTACAGGACCCATCAAGTATGGATCAAACCGGGCCATCGGTTGTTTACGTACCTAAATGAAGCGTGTCAGAACGCCAGAAATCTGTACAATACGACCAACTTTTACATCCGGCAAGTGTTTACTTCTTTTGGACGAAAAGGGCCCCTTCAGCCATTGCAACAACAAGTGATGAACACACTGGAAACAAGGCTCGAAGCAATGAATGAAAGACGGAGCTTTCAAAATCGTTCCCGCCTGTTCGAGCTGCCTTCACAGGAGAATCCCTTTGTGTCCTACCCCTTTCTGGACGCGTTGTTCAAAGTGATGGATCAACCCGATTATCGCGCACTTCCTACGCAGAGCAGTCAAAGCATCATGAAGGTGGTGTTTCAAAACTGGACCGGCTTCTTCGCGAGCATGAAGGATTATCGTAAACATCCGGAGAAGTACACCGGCAAACCGAATATACCGGGTTACGCTCGCAGTCCGGTGAAAGAAGTGGTGTTCTCCAATCAGGATTGCGTGATCAAAGAACGGAAGTTTCTTAAGCTTCCCAAGACCAGGCGACAGCTTAACATCGGCAAGCTGGGCCGTGCCCACGGACAACTGAAACAGGTACGTGTAGTGCCCAGCCATGGACACTATGTCGTCGAATTGATCTTCGCTTGTCCAATGGAAGAGAAGGAAGCCGCGCAAGAAAACGTGCTAGACGTCAAACCTTCTGATTTACTTATGGACGTGAATCGTTCTGATTACCTTATGGCCATTGATTTGGGTGTAGACAATCTTGCAACCATCGTCACGACAACGGGTTCGAAGCCGATGATCGTGAAGGGCAAGATCGTCAAAGCGATCAACCAGTATTACAACAAGATGAAAGCGCACTATACCGGAATTCTTCGTCAAGGCAAGGAACCGAGAGAAGGGTTACACACCTCCAAACGGATGGAACGTCTGCATCGGAAACGCTACCTCCGGATCAAAGACTTGTTTCACAAAGCCAGTCATCGCCTGGTTAGGTTGGCCGTGGAAAAACGCATCGGCACGATCGTCATCGGACATAACGATAGATGGAAGCAATCATCGGCGATCGGACGGCGAAACAATCAGTCGTTCTGCCACATCCCACACCAGATGCTGATCCGCATGATCCAGTATAAGGCGGCTGAACAGGGAATAGCGGTCATACTGACGGAAGAAGCATACACGTCGAAAGCCAGCTTTCTGGATCACGATCCCTTGCCGCGTTATGGCGAAGAGGGGACATGGACGTTTTCCGGCAAGCGAATTCATCGCGGGCTGTATCGAAGTAATAAAGGGTTCATCCATGCCGATGTAAACGGCGCTGCCAACATTATGCGCAAAGTATTCCCAAACGTAGTTGCCAAGAGTACGGATGGGATAGAGGAGTTGGACGGTAACCAGTCCGTCAACGTGTCAACTCCCCTGGTGTTAAGTATCCTGAAATAA
- a CDS encoding S-layer homology domain-containing protein has protein sequence MMESSGVKESKTVKLAFPDLQGHPDAGYIQMAVELGMVEGTAGGDFQPDRVISRQEAAVMVWRLLSAQYPDKLFQDVKLADSTDKWAVPAVKMAVALGLYGPDIKADAKGAVDFKSREALSKKENAAILYALFTNPIDQIVAGLMEKSGKTGN, from the coding sequence ATGATGGAGAGCAGCGGTGTCAAAGAGAGCAAGACCGTGAAGCTGGCGTTCCCTGATCTGCAGGGACATCCGGATGCCGGCTATATACAAATGGCTGTAGAACTCGGAATGGTTGAGGGAACGGCGGGCGGAGACTTCCAGCCTGACCGGGTCATTTCCCGCCAGGAGGCGGCGGTCATGGTGTGGAGACTGCTCAGTGCACAGTACCCAGATAAGCTGTTCCAGGATGTGAAGCTGGCCGATAGTACGGATAAATGGGCAGTTCCGGCAGTGAAGATGGCCGTGGCTCTGGGATTATACGGTCCGGACATCAAGGCTGATGCCAAGGGGGCAGTTGACTTCAAGTCCAGAGAAGCCCTGAGCAAAAAAGAGAATGCTGCCATTCTGTATGCTCTATTCACGAATCCGATCGATCAGATCGTGGCAGGACTGATGGAGAAGTCCGGCAAAACAGGTAACTGA
- a CDS encoding serine hydrolase domain-containing protein, whose protein sequence is MKAQLAGAVVIVVKDGKTVIEEGFGYADKAAKTAVDPDETVFRMASVSKTFTAAAVMQLVEQGKIDLKADFQTYTGVSIEDYVLRNMPPVVP, encoded by the coding sequence GTGAAAGCGCAGCTTGCCGGTGCGGTTGTCATTGTGGTTAAGGATGGCAAGACGGTGATTGAAGAAGGTTTCGGCTACGCGGACAAGGCTGCCAAAACAGCGGTTGACCCGGATGAAACGGTCTTCCGCATGGCCTCGGTATCCAAAACCTTCACTGCCGCTGCCGTCATGCAGCTGGTAGAGCAAGGCAAAATCGATTTGAAAGCGGATTTCCAGACCTATACCGGAGTATCAATTGAGGATTATGTGCTGCGGAATATGCCGCCGGTTGTCCCGTGA
- a CDS encoding helix-turn-helix domain-containing protein — MENAFRLRLTEFHPLPAEEGDFSQKAVKKVLKDCYGNGTEAAKKLSVDRSVIYRKLKKMEEVLRN; from the coding sequence ATAGAAAATGCATTTAGGCTTCGCCTAACCGAGTTTCATCCCCTACCTGCAGAGGAAGGGGACTTCTCTCAGAAGGCCGTTAAAAAAGTGCTGAAGGATTGTTATGGAAACGGTACAGAAGCGGCCAAGAAATTAAGTGTGGACCGGTCGGTTATTTACAGAAAGCTGAAGAAAATGGAAGAAGTGCTCCGGAATTAA
- a CDS encoding RNA-guided endonuclease InsQ/TnpB family protein, producing the protein MQITYQFRLYPTPKQEQLMIRTLRLCQKLYNRAKEQRDTAYTQEGKPVTYAMQQDELPAFKKEFPEYKAVHSQVLQDCLRRLDDAYQRFFRGEAGFPHYKSADRYLSFTYPQPGAVAKTLAHEGSVYLSKIGWVRMHAHRPFDRANVTQINVKRYADGWMANIGVKLAAVEAGQSVDAAVGIDVGLRMFAALSDETKVDNPRHLRRAEKRLRRAQRRLSRKQRGSCNRQKAKRKVAKIHQKVARQRNDFLHKQSYRIVMKHDLIAVEQLKVKNMLRNRRLSKSIADAGWRKFMTYLSYKAERQGKRFVQVPAHGTSQTCICGADVPKTLAIRLHECKRCGWVQDRDIVSAKVILQRALKISA; encoded by the coding sequence GTGCAAATCACTTATCAGTTTCGCCTCTATCCAACTCCCAAACAGGAGCAACTCATGATTCGAACGTTGAGGTTGTGCCAGAAGTTGTACAATCGGGCTAAGGAGCAACGAGATACCGCCTACACTCAGGAGGGTAAACCCGTCACCTATGCCATGCAGCAGGACGAATTGCCCGCTTTCAAGAAGGAATTCCCCGAATATAAAGCCGTTCATTCGCAAGTGCTGCAGGATTGCCTGCGACGGCTGGATGATGCCTATCAGCGATTCTTTCGCGGGGAGGCGGGGTTTCCCCATTACAAGTCGGCCGACCGATATCTCTCTTTTACATACCCCCAGCCTGGTGCGGTAGCCAAGACATTGGCCCACGAGGGATCCGTCTATTTGTCCAAAATCGGCTGGGTCCGCATGCATGCACACCGTCCATTCGACCGGGCAAACGTGACCCAAATCAATGTAAAACGATATGCAGACGGGTGGATGGCAAATATAGGCGTGAAGCTGGCGGCCGTGGAAGCAGGCCAGTCGGTGGATGCGGCCGTGGGCATCGACGTAGGGCTGCGCATGTTTGCGGCGCTGTCTGACGAGACGAAAGTGGACAACCCGCGGCATCTGCGAAGAGCGGAGAAGCGGCTCAGACGCGCCCAGCGGCGGCTATCCCGCAAACAACGCGGTTCCTGCAATCGGCAGAAAGCCAAACGGAAGGTCGCGAAAATCCACCAGAAAGTCGCGCGGCAGCGCAACGATTTTTTGCATAAACAATCGTACCGCATCGTCATGAAGCATGATCTGATCGCGGTGGAGCAATTGAAAGTGAAAAACATGCTCCGAAATCGCCGGCTGTCCAAAAGCATCGCGGATGCCGGATGGCGAAAGTTCATGACGTATCTGTCGTATAAAGCGGAAAGACAGGGGAAGCGATTCGTACAAGTGCCTGCCCACGGCACATCGCAGACCTGTATATGCGGCGCGGATGTGCCGAAAACGTTGGCTATTCGGCTTCATGAATGCAAAAGATGCGGATGGGTGCAGGACCGAGACATCGTATCCGCTAAGGTCATTTTGCAGCGGGCTTTGAAAATTAGTGCATGA
- a CDS encoding homocysteine synthase, which produces MSEDRKLSFETLAVHAGQEIDPTTFARAVPLYQTTSYGFRDAEHAANLFGLKEFGNIYTRLMNPTTDVFEQRLAALEGGAGALATASGAAAISFSVLNIAGAGDEIVSSASLYGGTYNLFSTTLPKLGVKVHFVDSDNPENFRSAITDKTKAIYAETIGNPQGNVLDIEAVAAIAHEHGIPLIVDNTFPSPYLLRPIEFGADIVVHSATKFIGGHGTSIGGVIVDSGKFDWKASGKFPGLTEPDPSYHGLVYTEAVGPIAYIIKARVQLLRDLGASISPFNSWLLLQGLETLHLRLERHSQNALKVAQYLEQHEAVEWVSYAGLPSHPSHKLAQKYLPKGQGAILTFGIKGGAANGVKLIENVKLFSHLANVGDSKSLIIHPASTTHQQLSDAEQITAGVTPELIRLSIGTEAIDDILYDLEQAIAASQQ; this is translated from the coding sequence TTGTCAGAAGACCGCAAGCTGTCCTTTGAAACGTTAGCCGTGCATGCAGGCCAGGAGATTGATCCAACTACCTTCGCACGTGCAGTGCCGCTGTACCAGACCACTTCCTATGGATTCCGTGACGCCGAGCATGCGGCCAATTTGTTTGGGTTGAAGGAATTCGGCAATATTTATACGCGTCTTATGAATCCGACCACCGATGTGTTTGAGCAGCGGCTTGCCGCGCTTGAAGGCGGAGCGGGTGCGCTTGCGACAGCTTCCGGGGCAGCGGCGATCTCTTTTTCTGTGCTCAATATTGCCGGGGCCGGAGATGAAATAGTCTCTTCAGCAAGTTTGTATGGCGGCACTTATAATCTGTTCTCTACAACACTTCCCAAGCTGGGAGTTAAGGTGCATTTTGTGGACTCCGACAACCCGGAGAACTTCCGCAGTGCGATCACGGACAAGACGAAGGCGATTTATGCCGAAACGATCGGCAATCCGCAGGGGAATGTACTGGATATCGAAGCCGTGGCGGCGATCGCCCATGAGCACGGAATCCCGCTGATTGTAGATAATACGTTCCCGAGTCCGTACTTGCTGCGTCCGATTGAATTTGGGGCGGACATCGTTGTCCATTCAGCCACCAAATTCATTGGCGGGCACGGCACGTCAATCGGTGGCGTGATTGTGGACAGCGGCAAGTTCGATTGGAAAGCGAGCGGCAAATTCCCCGGCCTGACTGAGCCGGACCCTAGCTACCACGGTCTGGTCTACACGGAGGCAGTCGGTCCGATTGCCTATATCATCAAAGCACGGGTGCAATTGCTGCGTGACTTAGGCGCATCGATATCACCGTTCAACTCCTGGCTGCTGCTGCAAGGGCTTGAGACTCTGCACCTGAGACTGGAGCGCCACAGCCAGAATGCGCTAAAGGTGGCTCAGTATTTAGAGCAGCATGAAGCTGTAGAGTGGGTAAGCTATGCCGGGTTGCCGAGTCATCCATCCCATAAGCTGGCCCAGAAGTATCTGCCTAAAGGACAAGGGGCAATTCTCACCTTTGGGATCAAGGGTGGAGCGGCTAACGGTGTTAAACTGATTGAGAACGTAAAGCTGTTCTCCCACCTGGCTAATGTCGGCGATTCCAAATCGCTGATTATCCATCCGGCAAGCACCACGCATCAGCAGCTATCGGATGCGGAGCAGATTACAGCGGGAGTAACCCCGGAATTGATCCGGCTCTCCATCGGCACGGAAGCCATCGACGATATTCTCTATGATCTGGAGCAGGCTATCGCGGCCAGCCAACAGTAG
- a CDS encoding GNAT family N-acetyltransferase → MGLEIIEATVDPGNEKSIRLLAALGFCRAEELVDNLVYFYLRRERFAGASEG, encoded by the coding sequence ATGGGGCTTGAAATTATCGAAGCTACGGTTGACCCCGGGAATGAGAAATCCATTCGACTGCTGGCTGCGTTAGGGTTCTGTAGAGCGGAAGAACTGGTGGACAATCTGGTATACTTTTATTTACGGCGGGAGAGATTTGCAGGAGCCAGTGAAGGTTAG